In Sus scrofa isolate TJ Tabasco breed Duroc chromosome 14, Sscrofa11.1, whole genome shotgun sequence, the sequence CTCCTTCAGATCACCTCATCCGACGGCTTCGCCATGGCGTCCTATGGACAGACCTGCCCACGGCGTAAGTAGAGGGGGATCTCTGCGGGACGGGGCGGCGGTGCCTGGACAGTCGAAGCCTGTCGAACGGAAAACTAGGGCTTCTTTTCCCGTATCTCTCCGAGGACTTGGAAATTTGTCCCTTTTGGTAGTTTCTCCATCGTCTGACTCCTCTAGTTCTGCGGAGGAGGGACTGAGTTGCTGGATTTCGAATAGGGGGACTAGGCCAGGGGAGTTGGTTCATGGTCGCATTCACCTTCAGCTTTTGGATGTGTCTTTAATGGACTCAGAGGAAAAAGTTACTGATACCGGATTTGGTTTTTGGAGGCTTGGATCGGTCACTTTTTTAGAGGAAGTAGTAATCTCCCTTGTGAGTGCACAAGGTCATTACATGTGCTCCTAAGGGCGTGGACGTGCTGTGTAGAATGAATGAGCTAGTGTAACGAGCTCAGATTGCTTGCCCTTAAGCCGCACAGCATTGGCCGAGGATATGTCTAAAGTGCCATCTGATATTTAGTTGATGTAGACACTTGAGTGAAACATAGATGGCTTTTTTTTAAGTTCCGTTAAGTTCCCCAGGTattatttacctttctcttcccATTCCAGAATATTGGTTTTGGCCTCAGAGAGGATACTAAAGGATgtattgggggagggggtgagggacttgtcttagtttttttaatctcatttggTTAAATCAGCCTATTCCAGTGACTTTTGGCAGGTATATTTGAATGtatagttatatatgtgtgtatgtgtttgattctttgtatattttggaaggaATTTCCCAAGTTTTTTGGCCACTTACTATAGTTATCTGTTTTAGAAATTAGTCTTTGGTGCTGATGTctccctcatggatcctagtagacTATAGTTTTGTTGTAGCTCCTCGTGGTAATAAAAACAAGTTGGATTGCTTGGATTTAAAGATAGCAGTCTGTTCATAATCTAGTTCTTGAACAGACTGTGGGAGCACAGGGACATTAACATTGGAATGTttcttcccaccagcaatgtgtaTTCCGCCATCATATGCTGACCTTGGCAAAGCTGCCAGAGATATTTTCAACAAAGGATTTGGTaagaattgctttaaaaattttagatctGAAGTGGAAAATGTGTGTTTGGATTGCTTAGGGAAATTATTGACTTTAAATTGTAAGTATTTTGCTGCATTCTCTTATTAGTTATATTTAAGATAAGATTTCTATTAAAATAGTACTGTAAAACAATCCAAATTCTATCCcagtttcatctgtttttttcaaaCTTGAGTTACAGGAATTTACCTTTAAGAAGAAAAGCAatcatgctttcttttctttgagatATAGTTTACGCCATGGTTGACTAGAATTGATGATTGTCTTGGATTGCTTTGATGGTGGTGACTCCTACTAAAGAGTTATGGGTTTTTTCGAATAAATTAGGACTCTCTTGAAGATTTTATTCCACACCTCACCCTCCCTGTCCTTTAGAATATTTCCCCAGTTATTTAGATTATTAATTGTTTAGATTATTAATCCCCGAAGGAGGTACCTCTTTGGGTTAAATGTTCTCAGTGCCtgtattataataaattattggCTATTCTGAGATTTAAGTTGAAGTGATTTTTCTAATCTGATATTTCGgtttgaaaagcatttttaaataaatgctttgatAAAATTGTTTGacagttggggtttttttttgggggggggattgcCAAATACACACCAATATATTAGGCAAAGCTTCATAGGGATGTTTCTGTCTATTcacagaatttttcatttaagtatCATGTATCAATGCACATTTTTGTCTCCCTTTGAATATGTGAaatctttctggttttctttttttagtgtatATAGTTGGCTGTTGTCATGCATCTTTTATACAAAAGAATCATTTTGTTCTCTTGAAGGTTTTGGGTTGGTGAAACTGGATGTGAAAACAAAGTCATGCAGTGGCGTGGTGAGTGTTAGGTATCTGATAAGTTCTGTTGAgcctttatataatttttttttggggggggctcaCCCTTGgtagatggaaattcccaggctacgggttgaattggagttacagctgctggccacagccacagcaatgccagatccaaggcctgtctgaaacctacacacagctcacggaatgccagatccttaaactactggcaaggccaaggattgaacctgtgtcctcatggatactagttgagttcattaccgctgggcCACACGGAAATGCCTATTTTATCTTGAAGAAACAaaagatgatttcattttaagggcattttatcttgattttattttcatttttggataGGATTTCTGGGTTTTGTGTGATCTTTTGTCATATTACTTACTTTGTATGTGCAAGGTACTCAGGAAAGACTGGTCATGTGGGATTCTGTTACTCAGTAAGATTGCAACCTGTTTTACTTTTTTGCAAGCCCTTTTGATGAGTTTGAAAAGCCTTAAGAGTTCTGCACATAAAATATTCactaatttattcttcctttttttttttaatgccatctgcagcacatggaagttcccaggctatggatttaatctgagctacagctgcactccacagccacagcaacaagggatccccaacccactgaggaggccagggagcaaacctgcctcctcgtggatattggctgggtttgtttctgatgtgcagcaatgggagctccttttttttttttttttttttttttaactaattcgTAATTTGAGTGTAGTAATCATTTATACAATGATTATATTCTAACAGTCCTCCTTGGAGACATTTCCACCTGTATTTTGTGAATTTTTAGAGTCCTaaatttgagtatttttaaaaaacgttttttttctgcaacatgtggaagttccttggctaggggttgaactggagctgaagctgcaggcctgccccacagctgcagcaatgccagatccaagctatatctgtgacctaaccCACAACTTGTggagtgccagattcttaaccctccaagtgaggccagagatcgaacctgcatactcatggacactatgtcaggttcttaatctgctgagccacaataggaactctaatAGTACTCCATATTTGAGAggttaatattttgatatttggaTATCTTGATTCTGCCTGACTCCCTAAGagtaaagtaaaatttattttgtgtagttttttttcctaaggattttttttgtttcatgttgaGATTGTTGTAGGGATGGGGTGTAATGTGTGCATACTGGTTATTTTGATAAATTCTTGCTGTAAGTTGTTAACTCCCGTAATGCATAtaactgatatttatttaaattaattattctgTAGTTTCTTAATGCCTAGACTTGGATTTCTGGGGTTTTATATTGGTCACATCTgtcatttgatttctttggtCTGAGTTTTCAGTGGTTGAGTGACTTACTTGCTCAGGATAACaggtgtttgttttgtgtttcctcTCTTAACCTATTGGCCTCTATAAACCACTTGCTGTATGTTTGCTGAAATACAAAAGGCCTTCTAAAAAAGTAGAAGACTCAATTCTTGTGTTTAAAAGGCTTGCTGGCTGGAGAGACACTTTAAATGACGGAACAGAACAGTATATCTAGTACTAGATTGTTCAATAAATCAGAGTCTTTATTGGAAAGGAAAGGCTTTTTGTGGCCAGGAATTTTATGAAATTAGGCTTAAGAACATGAAGAATGTATAGGAGTTTAATTAgatacagctttaaaaaaatttttttttatatttttttgctttttagggccacacttccagtatatggaagttcccaggccaagggtggaatcggagctgtggctgctgctggcctacatcacagccacgtgggatccgagccatgtctgcaacctacaccacagcgctggatccttaacccaccgaggccagggttcaaacctgtgtccagatggatcctagttgggttcattactgttgagccacgctgggaatccctagtgtgtttttatttatttttaatgtatgtaatTCAAAAGTGTGAAACTCATTTTGTAACGTGTACCTGGCCCCTAATATTCCCATCAATGCCTAGTTCTGCTATCTCACCTGAGCTGCAGAGATGTCCAGGCCACCCCAGCCAGAATGTAGAAGCCTAAATGTCTTGGCGATGGTGTGAAAAGAGTATAAGCTCCACTGGTGCTGTTATCTGGCCCAATTCTGGTTCCACATTACAGTGTGATCTTGTTGTTTTTGTGTCTCGAGCACTCCGTGGCATGTACTTGTATATAAACCCACTCAATCTATGGACTGATGGGTGGCAGTGGGCAGGGCCTCAATCATCAATCATGTCACTCAGGATTAGAAATAGCTGCTCATACACATTCTGCACTTCAAGTATCTATTAAAAGAACATGCTCCATATATTATAGTGTTTTAATAATGAATGCTTTTGTGTAGAGCATGTGAAAATGTGCAAAGCTTTCAGTGTCACTCCACTTTAATTCTCCAGAGATAGCTCAGTTGAGGTAATTGAGACCCAGAAGAATGTCTTCTTCACTGTTCTCATTTAATAATGAGTGGCAGAACTGGATGTCAggactcctaattttatttacttttattttttatttttttgccttttctagggccgcttctgcgccatatggaggttcccaggctaggggtccaatcggagctgcagccactagcctacaccagagccacagcaatgcaggattcgagcctcgtctgcgaccaacaccacagctcacggcaacactggatccccaacccactgagcaaggccacggattgaacccgcaacctcatggctcctagtcagattcattaaccactgcaccacgatgggaactccaagactcctAATTTTATATCCAGTGTTTTTTTTAGTATGGGCATTGAGTGCCAACCTTTGACTTGAAATTTCTGTTAATGAAAGCATCTAAAAGACCTAAGGAGTTGAATCTGTTTCACTGCAGAGAAATAGTTAAACAAATGTACTGTTTTCCTAAGTGAAGGGTGATTCGCCTTTTCTCCTGTTGATATAGTTTTTGATATAGATGTCACAATTTCAGGtgtaaattttctttattagttCAGATCAGCCATCTTTAAATTTGGCTTTCCAGTGGCCAAAACCTATAAATATCAGTAGTAGTCAAATCAGAACCTTTAGAGggcattttagtattttattttggaagattTCAGTTGCTTGCCAGTATTCGATCTTTGGAAGATTGGATTTCTGGATTATTTGCAGcagattttaaatttcatataagcCCTCTATATTTTGCCTCCCTTTTCAGTTAGTGTGCAGGATTGgcaagttataaatatatatgcttcCAACACATTATATAATGCACTTCAGTTGGTGACTGCATTTGATAATTTTTCTACTGATGCCATCTGTTATACAGAGTATAGTTTATATTATTCATGATATCAACCAGATGTAGAGTTAATCTCCTATGATTTCCCtccccctatttttaaaaatacttattttttggccatgcccatggcttgtgaaagttcctgggccagggctcaaacctgcaccacagcagtgatccaagccacttcagtgacaacactaaatctATAACATGGTACTATAAgagaactcaatttttttttaaaatgagaatgtgaAAGGTGGTTAGAAAGGCATAAAACCTGGTGACTCTTTAGGAAAACAGAACATTGGGCttaccaaataattttttatttatttttatttatttatttatttgtctttttagggccgcacctgaggcatatggaggttcccaggctaggggtccaattggagctattgctgccggcctataccacagccatagcaatacaggatccaagccacgtctgtgacctacaccacaaattacggcaacgccggatccttaacccactgagcaaggccaggggttgaacctgcaaccttatggttcctagttggattcttttgcactgtgccacgatggaaactcccaaataattcttaaaaaaatcttctttgggagttcctgttgtagctcagtgggttaagaacctgaggatgcaggttctatctctggccttgctcagtgtgttaaataTCTGGTGTCGACTCAAGCTGCGGTTAAGGTTGAAgagacggcttggatcccatgtggtcatggctgtggcggtggctggcagctgcagctttgatttgacccctagcctgggaacttccatatgccacaggtgtagccctaaaaagcaaaacaaaacaaaacaaaactttcatggCATACATTCTTTTAATGGGATGCTTTCCCTTTAAGAATTTTCAGAAACTATTTCATAGTAAATTATATCAATTATTATACACTGATTTTGATGAAGGGGGTCTGTGGTTAGTCATACTGACCTACTTAGTGTTTTACTCAGGTAGATTGGAAGCAGTACTGAAGCAcctgttccttttcttcccctcactgggtttgtttttttatggctgcaccggtagcatatggaatttcctggtcgGGGGTGGAATTCGAGTTGGAGCAGGAGTTGCCAGCCACAGCATCAGagttgagccacatctgcaacctacactgcaggttatggcaacactgaatccttaatccactgagcgaggccaggaattgaacccacatccttatggatactagtttggttcttaacccactgagccacattgggaactcccccctcaCTGGTTTTTGAATGCCAAATGAAATCATCTTAGCAGAAGTTTCCTTAAAAGCTGTATACTTTGTTGTTCAGTGACAATTTGTTGGAAATATCAGCAATAATAAGATGGCACTCAGTAACTTGCAGGCTAACTTGTCACTCTTGTATATTTGGTAGTAAAGGGTAGCAGTGTTTGGGAAGCTAGAAAAAGGATAGTGAAGTTGTTTGAGTAgggattttttttgtatgtgtaagtTAGTGGATTCTTCTAGGCTTAAGAGAAAGTTCatgatgttatttattttcttgttaggAATTCTCAACATCTGGTTCATCTAATACAGACACTGGTAAAGTTACTGGGACCTTGGAGACCAAATATAAATGGTGTGAGTATGGTCTGACTTTCACAGAAAAGTGGAACACTGATAACACTCTGGGAACAGAAATCGCTATTGAAGACCAGGTAACATTCTGAAAGTGTgctttactattatttatttttgtatttcaaagggaaataaagctgaaaataaattctttttctttccaaatagaTTTGTCAAGGTTTGAAACTGACATTTGATACCACCTTTTCACCAAACACAGGGTAAGcatggacatttttattttttaatttaaaaaattttttttggtctttttcctaaGGCCGCACTTTGctcacctggaagttcccaggctaggggttgaattggagctgtagccgctggcctacaccacaactcacggcaacaccgggttcTTTAACCagccgagtgaggccagggattgaacccacatcctcataggtactagcgggttcgttaccactgtgtcacaacaggaactccatggacatTTTTATCTGCTTTAAATTGAAAAGCATTCCTCTTCTGTATTTAGGAAAGGTGCGTATTTACTGTTTGATAGCTTATTGAACTTCAGCTGCCTTATGGCAGATTTCCGTTTCTGACTTTGGAGCATGAAGCATACAGTTGTTCGCTTGCCTTCAAATATTTGCCTTTTATCATTGTGGCACTAATTTGGGCAACTGACATGTGTACCATAGGCTTTTGTGACTGATAGCCAGTTCTGCAAAACAGTCTTCctgtggtggtggcagcagctccTTTGCCCCATGTGCCCTCAGTGTGTTCATTGAGCTTGATTTGATTATCCTGCTACCTCTTTTACAGGCAAACCTTGGAGAtactgtgggtttggttccagatcactgcaataaagtgaattttGTAAAAAAGCGAGTTACACAggttttttggtttcctagtgtaTGTAAAAGTTATGTTGACGTTATACTATTAAGTGTGAAATAACATTATGTTGGGCGAAAAAATGtacatgctttaatttaaaaatactttatttctggagttccttggtggctcagtgggttaaagatctagtgttgccactgctgtggtgtgggtttgttcCTTGGCACggaaacttttatatgctgtgggagtgccccctccacccccaaaaaatccaaaaactgcTTCTGAAAAATGCCATCTAtcaagagttccccttgtggctcagtgggttaagaacctgagtagtatccatgaggatgcaggtttgatccctgtggctgtgatataggccagcatctgtagctccaattcagccccttgcctgggaacttccatatgctgcaggtgcagccttaaaaaaaaaaatgccagcttCACCTGAGCCTTCACTGAGTCATAATAGAACATCAAAAGACCACTGACCACAAATAACTGTAACAGAtataataatagttttaaaagtttgaaataatgtgagaattaccaaaatgtgacagacgcaaagtgaacaaatgctgttggaaaaaacaCCAGTAGGTTTGCTTGATgcaggattgccacaaaccttcagtttgtgAGGGGGAAATGGCCGTATATGCAAAAGCACAATACAGTGAACTGCGGTGAAACAGTGGGATGTGCCTGTACTCCCCAGTTATACTGTAGTTCATTTCAGTAGGTTTTGTGCCCTCTGTGCAGAAGTTAGGTATGTAAATCTTTCCCACTGGCATCACTTTTAAGTcgatttgttctttttccaggAAGAAAAGTGGTAAAATCAAGTCTTCTTACAAGAGGGAGTGTGTAAACCTTGGTTGTGATGTTGACTTTGATTTTGCTGGACCTGCAATCCATGGTTCAGCTGTCTTTGGTTATGAGGGCTGGCTTGCTGGGTACCAGATGACCTTTGACAGTGCTAAATCAAAGCTGACAAGGAATAACTTTGCAGTGGGCTACAGGACTGGGGACTTCCAGCTACACACTAATGTGTGAGTATTTCTTTTGTGGCATATTATGATGTAGGACCTCAAAGTGATATTAATGTCTGATGTTATTTTCTGTGATTCTGGGTACAACCCAAAGGAGTTCTCTTAACATAAAAAGATCATCTTTGGGCATTTCTAGAGTGCCCCTCAGAGATGTATACGTGTTAGACTGAGACACATTAGTTTCAGTTTGGTGCTGAAAGAGTAGATGTTTATTTCACATGAGGCTTGATGTGCTTTGGGTTTTTAGAAGAGGCCAAGACATTACCAGACTCTACTAGTGCATGCATTTAAATTGATTGTGATGTGTGAGGTGCTCATTTGATAGGATTGCCTAAAAGGTATAGTTTTTATCTAACCCAAATTAAATGTATATGTGGAAAGGACTTAAAAAGATTTCTATCCCTTATAAAAATGATGCATTggtaaacaacagaaaaagaagaaaaccagaatTTCTTATAATCCCACTAGATGTATAATCTTTAAAACTTCAGGAAGTTCCCCGGTTGTCTAGTGGCTAGATcttggtgctttcactgttgtagcccaggttcagtccctggtctggaaactgagatcccacattaagctgctgcTTGCCACagccaaaaatcaaacaaaaatattgaaaacatttaaagtttttaGTGACACTCTAGAGACCCATGTGAGCAATggcctctatttattttttttatttttatatttttattttttctattatagttgatttgcaatggcTTCTGTTTAAATGCAAAGCTACAGTATCAACCTGTGCCTTAGATATTATTACTAGATATTGTCTAGTCTACATTgactaatttaaaatatcttacagCAATGATGGGACAGAATTTGGAGGATCAATTTATCAGAAAGTATGTGAAGATCTTGACACTTCAGTAAACCTTGCTTGGACATCAGGAACCAACTGCACTCGCTTTGGCATTGCAGCTAAATATCAGTTGGATCCCACTGCTTCCATTTCTGTGAGTACTACTGTGGGTTTTGGTTGTGAGAATTAATCGTTGAGTATATTggattcttttgaaaatatgaattgtGATTCACACAGTTCCCAGTTGACACAGTTCTAATTGGGATTAGGACTTGGAGTGGCATTCTCCGTGGAGACAGTTTTAGAAGTTTGATACCCAGGTTAcaagaatttgtttaaaaattcttaaaaaaaaaaaagctagtgagTTAGTATAGGTAATAACTTTGAGCGCCAAGCCTATCCAACCCCATGGAAGCCAGTGAGCCCTGGGCACTTCTCATTCTTGTTGGAAAGAAATAGTACTTTGTTactttgtgtttgtctttttatggtttaCAAAATATCTTCAGATTTGATGTGAGAGGCCAGTGGCACACATGcagttttgcagatgaagaaaccaaagcttGGAGAGAGGAAGGACTTAGGCCACTGctagggagaaaaggaaagaggggtAGAGCCAGGACTGGACTGCATGTCTTTTGATTACCCTCCCATCTAAGTGACCAGGTAGCTCATCCTGCTTTGCCTGGGACTATCCCAGCTTTAGCACTGAATGTCCTGCATCCCAGGAACTCTTCTCTATTATGGGTTAGCTGGGTTGTGTGGCCACCCTGGTTCTGTCCTTGgctctttctgctatttcttccTTCGGTCGTAGTGAATTGGGGTAGGAGAGAGTGCCGTGTCTGAGGCTCTAGAGCAGCTGACTCCAGTTTCAAGCAGGTCACCATCTGTTCCTATTTGTCAGTTGCTTACAGGTCAGGTACTGTATGTACTGGAATGAGATAGTTTAACCTTCCATAAGAGTTATTTTAGTTACATAAAGTGATCTTTATTCCTGAGAACAATATATTTTGGTAATTTAGGAAGTTAGGTTTTAGCCCCTTGTTTTATTGGAAAACATAATTATAATCAGAGGGAATGAGAAGCACTCAGAATGCTTTTCCCATTGGCAAAGCAGTGATTCATTTATAAGATGCAGCTCTCACAGTTGAAAATGGAAAGGCTAAAATGGAAAGGCAGCTTGGGACCTTTGTGCCAGTGAGTGACTTCTGGGGATTAGTTTGGCAGTGTATCTCATGTGTCCCACCTAAGTAGTGCTGCCGTTGCCCCCGTCAGGCATTCGTTACCTGAAGCACTGCTTGATGCCCCATTTGTTTTATGGTCAACTTCTATTCTAAAATAGTAGGAACTTGTATCCAGTTGTCTGGGGCTCTTAATTTGTTGGGCACAAGATGGTTACTAGTGGGGCATTTCTTCTGCAAATAACTCACATGTCATGGGTGGCTCATGAAGACTTGG encodes:
- the VDAC2 gene encoding voltage-dependent anion-selective channel protein 2 (The RefSeq protein has 2 substitutions compared to this genomic sequence); the protein is MATHGQTCPRPMCIPPSYADLGKAARDIFNKGFGFGLVKLDVKTKSCSGVEFSTSGSSNTDTGKVTGTLETKYKWCEYGLTFTEKWNTDNTLGTEIAIEDQICQGLKLTFDTTFSPNTGKKSGKIKSSYKRECVNLGCDVDFDFAGPAIHGSAVFGYEGWLAGYQMTFDSAKSKLTRNNFAVGYRTGDFQLHTNVNDGTEFGGSIYQKVCEDLDTSVNLAWTSGTNCTRFGIAAKYQLDPTASISAKVNNSSLIGVGYTQTLRPGVKLTLSALVDGKSINAGGHKLGLALELEA
- the VDAC2 gene encoding voltage-dependent anion-selective channel protein 2 isoform X1, translating into MASYGQTCPRPMCIPPSYADLGKAARDIFNKGFGFGLVKLDVKTKSCSGVEFSTSGSSNTDTGKVTGTLETKYKWCEYGLTFTEKWNTDNTLGTEIAIEDQICQGLKLTFDTTFSPNTGKKSGKIKSSYKRECVNLGCDVDFDFAGPAIHGSAVFGYEGWLAGYQMTFDSAKSKLTRNNFAVGYRTGDFQLHTNVNDGTEFGGSIYQKVCEDLDTSVNLAWTSGTNCTRFGIAAKYQLDPTASISAKVNNSSLIGVGYTQTLRPGVKLTLSALVDGKSINAGGHKLGLALELEA